Proteins co-encoded in one Chroococcidiopsis sp. TS-821 genomic window:
- a CDS encoding TIGR03943 family protein → MQKSLQLLQDVAKRVTGLTLTEKPAIDIWQYAEPAHEEPNPQKRNILQWRRLITSVKDPLETFPGEPVDLIGFVQQTTSLEQFILARHVIRCCLADTVPLGLPVYTPHAATFTPNSWLRVQGNFAVQNIQAKPTLVIIPKQIKSISQPKKKYINGVF, encoded by the coding sequence ATGCAAAAATCACTTCAGTTACTACAAGACGTTGCTAAACGAGTAACAGGACTTACACTTACAGAAAAACCAGCGATTGATATTTGGCAATACGCTGAACCTGCGCATGAAGAACCAAATCCACAAAAACGCAATATCTTGCAATGGCGGAGGTTAATTACCTCAGTCAAAGATCCCTTAGAAACATTTCCTGGCGAACCCGTCGATCTCATAGGATTCGTACAGCAAACAACATCACTAGAGCAATTTATTCTCGCACGCCACGTCATTCGCTGCTGTTTAGCCGATACAGTACCCCTTGGATTACCTGTATATACACCCCATGCAGCAACCTTCACTCCCAACTCCTGGCTGCGGGTACAAGGTAACTTCGCAGTTCAAAACATCCAAGCCAAACCAACTTTAGTCATTATTCCCAAACAAATTAAATCAATTTCTCAACCCAAAAAAAAATACATCAACGGCGTATTTTAA
- a CDS encoding ABC transporter permease, whose translation MLKSKQTQADTDSQFTIKNNSNKPRSKLRHNLKEFAINAGWWILSIGLFIGIWELLTLMGLVNTLILPPPHQFLAEIGNQQQFLTPRIGVERTGANFVALTAIAATLKRVLIGISLGFVAALVFGCLASYFQIFGKLTLPIITLLAPIAPVAWIPLAILAFGIGDSAAIFVVFVGIFFILTLGTINSINKVEQIYINTARVLGANRSQVMRHIIIPAIIPDLFVILRMNLFGAWMAVLAAEMVGVNTGLGAIVMVGRQMFNARLMFLGMAMIGIVGYLLDTGFAQIQKRVLWWKSNAQI comes from the coding sequence ATGTTGAAATCAAAACAAACTCAAGCAGATACTGATAGTCAATTTACAATAAAAAATAACTCAAATAAACCGCGTTCTAAACTGCGACATAATTTAAAAGAATTCGCTATTAATGCTGGATGGTGGATTCTTTCTATCGGGTTATTTATTGGAATTTGGGAACTGTTAACACTAATGGGGCTAGTTAATACGCTGATCTTGCCACCACCGCATCAGTTTTTAGCAGAAATTGGCAATCAACAACAGTTTTTGACACCAAGAATTGGAGTAGAACGCACAGGCGCTAATTTTGTTGCCTTAACTGCGATCGCCGCCACCCTCAAGCGCGTACTTATCGGAATTTCGCTAGGCTTTGTTGCTGCACTTGTTTTTGGTTGTCTAGCGTCTTACTTCCAGATCTTTGGTAAGCTAACGCTCCCAATTATTACCCTTCTTGCCCCAATTGCGCCGGTTGCATGGATACCCTTAGCAATTCTGGCGTTTGGCATTGGTGATAGTGCGGCAATTTTTGTTGTTTTCGTGGGGATTTTCTTTATTCTCACACTCGGTACGATTAACAGCATTAATAAAGTCGAGCAAATATACATCAACACGGCGCGGGTACTCGGTGCAAATCGCAGCCAAGTGATGCGTCACATTATCATTCCGGCGATTATTCCTGATTTATTTGTGATTCTGCGGATGAACTTATTTGGTGCGTGGATGGCGGTACTAGCCGCAGAAATGGTAGGCGTCAATACCGGATTAGGTGCGATCGTCATGGTAGGGCGACAGATGTTTAATGCGCGACTCATGTTTTTGGGAATGGCAATGATCGGGATTGTCGGATACCTGCTAGATACCGGATTTGCGCAAATTCAAAAGCGCGTGCTGTGGTGGAAGAGTAATGCTCAAATATAG
- a CDS encoding M28 family peptidase — MTVTSKRQVNQIARPNSRKVKTLTLIGFLVLLVLLALAQLVPPKVNPATAPTTEFSADRAMQSLEIIASQPRAMGSLGHAAAREYLIQQIEAMGLQPEVQATTVVQRWQGSTRFEVGTVQNVLVRLPGTKSTGAIALNGHYDSGSTANGAADCGSCVVTLLETVRSLRASPPLQNDVIFVFSDGEENSDLGARAFVTQHPWAKDVRLALNFEATGNRGASVLYSANRNNLPMIAGFVHASPYPLASSFASDFVRLFPAQRGGCDLEEYMDRDIPGLGFVIASNTVGYHTRLDRVQEIDRRSIQHHGSYALALARYFGNQNLNALQSSQGAVYFNVLPNLTLYYPTSWVLPLALAVGLLYLGVAGVGLRRRQLTLQGIGVGAIAFSFSAIASVLLTALVWWGIRTFNSNLQVFMVGHYKTLPYFLGLVFFTMTLMVVFHLWLQRKVSLTNRMAGALLVWTVLMFFSSAAMPGASYLLAIPLLFNLLLLGWMMLKREFLFGSWTYVVALVFAAVPGIFLLIPAMLYPNLAWMVRFETFTNLPFLALALIFIALLMGLLIPHIDFLTNTFNHHPNRQTRQSNRWYLPGTLALISLLILGVATAMSGFDANHPRPNRIAYELNADTGKATWVSADAKLDSWTAQFFSTPAHRSEHESFPGRRSQAFTSSALPVALAAPEVRIMSDTVNGNIRNLRLRMFSPRQAINARMQIVTRAEITSATVNGEVMDLSFLPPQQRDRLTFSYYNLPQEGIDITLTIQSPQPIQLTVQDLSYGLPDIPGKTISPRPLDMMPAPPDLDPTLVTKTFKI, encoded by the coding sequence ATGACAGTTACCTCTAAACGCCAAGTCAACCAAATTGCCAGACCCAATTCTAGAAAAGTTAAAACCTTGACATTGATTGGGTTTCTTGTCCTGCTTGTCCTGCTGGCATTGGCTCAACTAGTGCCCCCCAAAGTTAATCCCGCAACCGCACCCACTACAGAATTTTCCGCAGATCGCGCCATGCAGTCGCTGGAAATCATTGCCAGTCAGCCTCGCGCAATGGGTTCTCTAGGTCACGCTGCTGCGAGAGAGTATCTCATTCAACAAATTGAAGCAATGGGACTCCAACCAGAGGTACAAGCGACGACTGTTGTACAGCGATGGCAGGGTTCAACTCGCTTTGAGGTTGGTACAGTACAGAATGTGCTAGTGCGTCTACCTGGTACGAAGAGTACAGGGGCGATCGCGCTCAACGGGCATTACGACTCTGGCTCTACGGCAAACGGTGCAGCAGACTGCGGTTCTTGTGTTGTCACATTACTAGAAACTGTGCGATCGCTGCGGGCGAGTCCTCCGCTGCAAAACGACGTAATTTTTGTCTTTTCGGATGGTGAAGAAAACAGCGATTTGGGGGCGCGTGCCTTTGTTACCCAGCACCCCTGGGCAAAAGACGTGCGTTTGGCGCTCAATTTTGAGGCGACTGGAAATCGGGGTGCCAGTGTTCTATACAGTGCCAATCGTAATAATCTACCGATGATTGCAGGCTTTGTCCATGCCTCTCCCTATCCACTTGCCTCTTCGTTTGCATCAGATTTTGTTCGGTTGTTTCCGGCACAGCGAGGCGGTTGCGATCTTGAAGAATATATGGATCGGGACATTCCAGGTTTGGGGTTTGTCATCGCCAGTAACACCGTTGGCTATCATACCCGTCTGGATCGAGTGCAGGAGATCGATCGCCGCAGCATTCAACATCACGGTTCCTATGCGCTTGCTTTGGCACGTTACTTCGGCAATCAGAATCTGAACGCGCTGCAATCGTCTCAGGGTGCCGTTTATTTCAACGTTTTACCAAATTTGACGCTCTATTATCCTACTAGCTGGGTACTACCACTTGCGCTTGCCGTAGGTCTGCTATACCTGGGAGTGGCTGGAGTGGGATTACGGCGACGGCAATTGACATTGCAGGGGATTGGAGTAGGAGCAATTGCCTTCAGTTTTAGTGCGATCGCCTCTGTCCTACTGACAGCCCTAGTCTGGTGGGGCATCAGAACCTTCAACAGCAACTTACAGGTATTCATGGTAGGGCATTACAAGACACTGCCCTACTTTCTGGGGTTGGTGTTCTTCACAATGACTCTCATGGTTGTGTTTCACCTCTGGTTGCAGAGGAAAGTCAGCTTAACGAATCGCATGGCTGGTGCGTTGCTCGTCTGGACTGTTTTAATGTTTTTCAGTAGTGCAGCAATGCCAGGAGCTAGTTACCTACTCGCCATTCCATTGCTATTTAACCTTTTGCTGTTGGGTTGGATGATGCTGAAGCGGGAATTTCTGTTCGGTTCCTGGACTTACGTCGTTGCGCTTGTGTTTGCCGCAGTACCAGGAATTTTTTTATTAATTCCAGCCATGCTTTACCCTAATTTAGCCTGGATGGTTCGATTCGAGACATTTACAAATCTGCCTTTTTTAGCACTGGCATTAATCTTCATCGCGTTGCTGATGGGCTTACTCATTCCGCATATTGATTTCCTGACTAATACTTTCAACCACCATCCTAATCGTCAAACACGCCAGAGTAACCGATGGTATTTGCCTGGAACATTGGCGCTCATCAGTTTGCTAATTTTGGGTGTTGCTACAGCTATGTCAGGTTTTGATGCTAACCATCCCAGACCCAATCGCATCGCCTATGAGCTAAATGCAGATACAGGTAAAGCTACCTGGGTCAGCGCAGATGCAAAGTTAGATTCTTGGACTGCCCAATTCTTTTCCACGCCAGCGCATAGAAGTGAACATGAATCGTTCCCAGGAAGGCGATCGCAAGCATTCACGAGTTCGGCGTTGCCTGTGGCGCTGGCTGCACCCGAAGTTAGGATAATGAGTGATACTGTCAACGGCAATATCCGCAATCTTCGCCTACGGATGTTCTCTCCTCGTCAAGCTATCAACGCTCGGATGCAGATCGTGACCCGTGCTGAAATTACATCCGCTACTGTCAACGGTGAGGTAATGGATTTAAGTTTTTTACCTCCACAGCAACGCGATCGCCTAACATTTTCCTACTACAACTTACCCCAAGAGGGTATTGATATTACATTGACGATTCAATCGCCCCAACCAATTCAACTGACTGTTCAGGATCTTTCCTACGGACTACCCGACATTCCAGGAAAAACGATTTCCCCTCGCCCCCTCGATATGATGCCTGCGCCTCCCGATCTTGACCCGACGCTTGTCACCAAAACCTTCAAAATTTGA
- a CDS encoding ABC transporter ATP-binding protein, which yields MGEIVCQHVSKAWGMETDEVLALDDISFSVDSGEFVVIIGPSGCGKSTLLSMIAGLEKPTSGTILHNGEPIKAPQSDRSLIFQQPSLLPWLSLIDNVAFGLTLKGINKKERYRRAQHFLSEVGLRHFANKYPHQLSGGMQQRACIARALCLEADIILMDEPFAALDVQTRYNMQKFLLDIWQGTNKTVIFVTHHIDEAVFLADRAIVLTARPGRVLESVKINMPRPRDVISAEFERHRAMFVEHLRSEVTKAFAEQELAEMLDTRIK from the coding sequence ATGGGTGAAATTGTCTGTCAGCACGTTAGTAAAGCGTGGGGAATGGAAACAGATGAAGTACTCGCACTTGATGACATTAGCTTTTCTGTCGATTCAGGCGAATTTGTCGTCATTATTGGACCAAGTGGCTGTGGCAAAAGTACGCTACTATCAATGATTGCTGGCTTAGAAAAGCCTACGAGTGGCACGATTCTGCATAATGGCGAACCCATCAAAGCACCACAAAGCGATCGCTCGTTAATTTTTCAGCAACCTTCACTATTACCCTGGTTGTCGTTAATTGATAACGTTGCTTTTGGACTTACTTTAAAAGGAATTAACAAAAAAGAACGCTATCGACGCGCGCAACACTTTTTAAGCGAAGTGGGTTTACGTCACTTTGCGAATAAATACCCGCATCAACTTTCGGGTGGAATGCAACAACGTGCTTGCATCGCGCGGGCTTTATGTTTAGAAGCTGATATTATTCTCATGGATGAGCCTTTTGCCGCTTTAGACGTGCAAACTCGATACAATATGCAAAAGTTTTTGCTCGATATTTGGCAAGGCACAAACAAAACTGTCATATTTGTAACGCACCACATTGATGAAGCCGTTTTTTTAGCAGACCGCGCGATCGTTCTCACAGCGCGTCCAGGCAGGGTGCTAGAAAGTGTCAAAATCAATATGCCACGTCCGCGAGATGTCATTAGTGCAGAATTTGAACGTCATCGCGCGATGTTTGTCGAACACTTACGTTCAGAAGTTACTAAAGCATTCGCCGAACAAGAATTAGCTGAAATGCTCGATACTCGAATTAAGTAG
- a CDS encoding glycosyltransferase, with product MTHFGLLCPSSPGHLNPMTALGKELVQRKHRVTLIQVPELESQALAAGLEFQAIGEREFPPGVLAQKFAQLGQLSGWRAIAFTLDLIKQGGTIILRDAPEIIASTGIEALLVDQVSPESATVAKYLNIPFITICNALILNQEPGIPPFVTPWEHNTAWWALLRNGITYAVLERIAQPVRQVLDEYHHKWNLPLYKKVADSLSDLAQISQQPAEFEFPRTRLPQCFHFAGPFVDPAGRKPIPFPYEKLTGQPLIYASMGTLQNQQQRIFQAIATACADLDVQLVISLGGGSTPETLPALPGKPLVVQYAPQLELLQKATLTITHAGLNTALESLSQGVPMVAIPITNDQPGVAARIAWTKTGEFVPLSRLSVPKLKAAIQQVLTEVSYKQNALKLQQAIQQAGGVRRAADIIEQAIATGKPVVRHTSF from the coding sequence ATGACGCATTTTGGTCTTCTTTGCCCTAGTTCTCCTGGACATCTCAATCCGATGACGGCGTTGGGTAAGGAATTGGTGCAACGCAAACATCGTGTCACTTTGATTCAGGTTCCCGAACTCGAATCGCAAGCATTAGCCGCAGGGTTAGAGTTTCAAGCAATTGGGGAAAGAGAGTTTCCCCCTGGAGTACTCGCACAAAAATTTGCACAACTTGGTCAACTTAGTGGCTGGCGGGCGATCGCGTTTACGCTCGATCTAATCAAACAAGGTGGCACAATTATTTTGCGTGACGCTCCAGAAATTATCGCATCAACTGGCATTGAAGCACTGTTAGTCGATCAGGTGTCGCCAGAAAGCGCAACTGTCGCAAAATATTTAAATATTCCTTTCATTACGATCTGCAACGCGCTGATTCTCAACCAAGAACCTGGAATTCCGCCGTTTGTGACACCATGGGAACATAACACGGCTTGGTGGGCATTACTCCGCAATGGTATCACTTATGCAGTGTTAGAGCGCATAGCACAACCTGTGCGCCAAGTATTAGATGAGTATCACCATAAGTGGAATTTACCGCTTTACAAAAAGGTTGCTGATTCGTTATCTGATTTAGCACAAATTAGCCAGCAACCCGCAGAATTTGAGTTTCCTCGAACGCGCTTACCCCAATGTTTTCACTTTGCTGGACCTTTTGTCGATCCCGCAGGACGTAAACCAATCCCGTTTCCGTATGAGAAATTAACCGGACAACCATTGATTTATGCTTCAATGGGAACGTTGCAAAATCAACAGCAGAGAATTTTTCAGGCGATCGCTACTGCGTGTGCAGACTTAGACGTTCAATTAGTGATTTCCCTCGGCGGTGGAAGTACTCCCGAAACCTTACCTGCACTTCCTGGAAAACCGCTGGTGGTACAATATGCACCGCAACTCGAACTTTTGCAGAAAGCAACATTAACAATCACGCACGCAGGATTAAATACGGCTTTGGAATCATTGAGTCAAGGCGTCCCCATGGTTGCGATACCAATTACAAACGATCAACCAGGTGTTGCGGCGCGGATTGCTTGGACAAAAACAGGAGAATTTGTACCGTTATCAAGGTTGAGTGTTCCTAAACTCAAAGCTGCAATACAACAAGTACTAACAGAAGTATCTTACAAACAAAACGCACTCAAACTACAACAAGCCATTCAGCAAGCGGGTGGAGTGCGTCGCGCTGCGGATATTATTGAACAAGCGATCGCCACTGGAAAACCTGTAGTTCGTCACACCAGTTTTTGA
- the hisF gene encoding imidazole glycerol phosphate synthase subunit HisF, whose product MLAKRILPCLDVKAGRVVKGVNFVNLQDAGDPVELAKVYNEAGADELVFLDITATHEDRDIIIDVVYRTAEQVFMPLTVGGGIQSLEQIKSLLRAGADKVSINSAAVRQPDLIDRASDRFGNQCIVIAIDARRRQDAANPGWDVYVRGGRENTGIDALAWAKEVAQRGAGELLVTSMDADGTQAGYDLELTRAIAEAVEIPVIASGGAGNCEHIHAALTQGKAEAALLASLLHYGQLSVREIKDYLSDRGCPIRLAA is encoded by the coding sequence ATGCTAGCAAAAAGAATTCTTCCTTGTTTGGATGTCAAAGCAGGGAGAGTCGTTAAAGGAGTTAATTTTGTCAATCTACAAGATGCGGGCGATCCGGTTGAACTTGCCAAAGTTTACAACGAAGCGGGGGCGGATGAACTCGTGTTTCTCGATATTACCGCAACGCATGAAGACCGCGACATTATTATCGATGTGGTTTATCGTACTGCGGAGCAAGTGTTTATGCCTTTGACAGTGGGTGGTGGGATTCAATCCTTAGAACAAATTAAAAGTTTGTTAAGAGCCGGAGCCGATAAAGTCAGTATCAATTCGGCTGCTGTCAGGCAACCTGATTTGATTGACCGCGCTAGCGATCGCTTTGGCAATCAGTGTATAGTCATTGCTATAGATGCACGACGGAGGCAAGATGCAGCTAACCCTGGCTGGGATGTGTACGTACGTGGTGGCAGGGAAAATACTGGCATCGATGCGCTTGCTTGGGCGAAAGAAGTTGCCCAGCGGGGGGCGGGTGAGTTACTTGTAACGAGTATGGATGCGGATGGGACGCAAGCGGGATATGACTTGGAATTGACGCGGGCGATCGCGGAAGCGGTTGAAATTCCTGTTATCGCCTCTGGTGGTGCGGGTAACTGCGAACATATCCATGCAGCGCTGACTCAAGGAAAAGCGGAAGCTGCGTTACTTGCATCGTTGTTACACTACGGTCAGTTGAGTGTTCGGGAAATTAAGGATTACTTAAGCGATCGCGGCTGTCCTATCCGCTTAGCAGCTTAA
- a CDS encoding NAD(P)/FAD-dependent oxidoreductase, with protein sequence MSDSSSDIIIIGAGIAGLAAGCYAQMNGYRTQIFELHNLPGGLCTSWEREGYIFDGCLYYLFGSGTGQPFHHLWEELGTIQDREFIHHDEFIRVKEPTGQTLIVYSNPDRLEQHLKRLSPIDCWLIEDLCDGIRGFTRFDMSLLYQKPKVLMGAGDWLRLGFKLLPFVGHLAKWGNISAQEFGAQFQDPFLRRAIPQMFAWKDIPLMVGMSLLAYSHNRNAGVPVGGSLAFARAIAQRYLNLGGKIHFSSQVERVLVKSDLSKQQAIGVRLYNNEECYAQRVIAACDGRGVLFNLLPDYAGDRIKRLYDGHLPTHSQIQVSLGVKRNLSHTPHWTTYLLDRPLLIAGEERHEINVKHYCYDPTLAPVGKSVLTVMLSTPYDYWQRIYGRSVYHTEQIQESGILIDQLEHFYPGIKGDIEFVDVATPLTYERYTGNWQGSNCGWLLTKKTLPLMIRGIPKTLPRLRNFYMIGQWVEPGGSVPIVAMSGRNIIQQICAEDKKQFVVTMP encoded by the coding sequence ATGTCTGACTCATCTAGTGACATCATTATTATCGGTGCAGGCATTGCTGGACTGGCGGCGGGATGCTACGCTCAGATGAATGGTTATCGCACCCAAATCTTTGAGTTACATAACTTACCTGGCGGACTATGTACCTCCTGGGAACGCGAAGGATATATCTTCGATGGTTGCCTCTATTATCTGTTTGGTTCTGGAACAGGACAACCTTTCCATCACCTCTGGGAAGAGTTGGGAACCATTCAAGATAGAGAGTTTATCCATCACGATGAGTTCATCAGAGTTAAGGAGCCTACTGGGCAAACCTTGATTGTGTATAGCAACCCCGATCGCCTCGAACAACACCTTAAACGACTTTCTCCAATTGATTGCTGGCTAATTGAGGATCTGTGCGATGGCATTCGGGGATTTACTCGTTTCGATATGTCGTTGCTCTACCAAAAACCAAAGGTGTTAATGGGAGCAGGAGATTGGCTGCGGTTGGGGTTCAAGCTGTTGCCTTTTGTAGGACATCTAGCAAAGTGGGGAAATATTTCTGCCCAAGAGTTTGGCGCGCAGTTCCAAGATCCCTTTCTTCGACGAGCAATTCCTCAAATGTTTGCTTGGAAGGATATTCCACTCATGGTAGGGATGTCGTTGCTGGCTTACTCTCATAACCGTAATGCAGGTGTGCCAGTCGGTGGTTCCCTTGCCTTTGCGCGTGCGATCGCCCAACGATACTTAAATCTGGGCGGCAAAATTCACTTTTCATCTCAAGTTGAACGAGTTCTCGTTAAATCTGACCTTAGCAAACAACAGGCAATTGGTGTACGGCTCTACAACAATGAGGAATGTTACGCTCAACGGGTGATTGCTGCTTGTGATGGTCGAGGGGTGTTGTTCAATCTACTGCCCGATTATGCAGGCGATCGCATCAAGCGTTTATATGATGGGCATCTCCCCACCCATTCTCAAATTCAAGTGTCGCTAGGTGTCAAGCGTAATTTATCTCATACACCCCACTGGACAACCTACCTGCTCGATCGCCCTCTACTTATTGCAGGTGAAGAACGACATGAGATCAACGTCAAGCACTACTGCTACGATCCTACCTTGGCTCCAGTTGGTAAGTCGGTACTGACCGTGATGCTGTCTACGCCCTACGACTATTGGCAGCGAATTTATGGAAGATCGGTTTACCATACAGAGCAGATTCAAGAGTCTGGCATTTTGATTGACCAGCTAGAGCATTTTTACCCTGGTATCAAAGGCGATATTGAGTTTGTCGATGTTGCAACACCCTTGACCTACGAAAGGTATACGGGCAACTGGCAGGGTTCAAACTGCGGATGGCTATTAACAAAAAAAACACTACCGTTGATGATTCGAGGGATTCCCAAAACATTACCAAGGTTACGCAACTTCTACATGATTGGTCAATGGGTTGAACCAGGTGGCAGCGTACCGATTGTAGCAATGTCAGGGCGGAACATCATTCAACAAATTTGTGCTGAAGATAAAAAGCAATTTGTTGTTACAATGCCTTGA
- the ruvB gene encoding Holliday junction branch migration DNA helicase RuvB, protein MAIISSKQSHSEPERRNPRTTRPREELLQPKAMVDEHGKQEESIRPQRFADYIGQKDLKEVLDIALKAAKARGETLDHLLLYGPPGLGKTTMALILAAEMGVNCKITSAPALERPRDIVGLLVGLQPGDVLFIDEIHRLSRMAEEILYPAMEDFRVDITTGKGASAKSRSIPLQRFTLVGATTRAGSLSSPLRDRFGLVQRLRFYQPDELSQIVLRTAQLLQTAITEDGALEIARRSRGTPRIANRLLKRVRDYAEVKSAGTIDQNVAAEALTLFQVDPCGLDWTDRQMLTVMIEQFNGGPVGIETMAAATGEDTQTIEEVYEPYLMQIGYLQRTPRGRVASPAAYQHLGFNPPNEQLSLLP, encoded by the coding sequence ATGGCGATAATTTCTTCTAAGCAATCTCACTCGGAACCCGAACGCCGCAATCCTCGAACCACACGCCCGCGTGAGGAACTTTTACAACCAAAAGCGATGGTAGATGAGCATGGTAAACAAGAAGAAAGCATTCGCCCCCAAAGATTTGCTGATTACATTGGTCAAAAAGACCTAAAAGAAGTTCTCGATATTGCCCTAAAAGCGGCAAAAGCTAGAGGTGAAACGCTCGACCACTTGCTATTGTATGGTCCCCCTGGGCTAGGAAAAACCACAATGGCGCTGATTTTAGCCGCAGAAATGGGTGTCAATTGCAAAATCACTAGTGCGCCAGCCTTAGAACGTCCACGAGATATTGTAGGGCTTCTTGTCGGGTTGCAGCCAGGCGACGTGTTATTTATCGATGAAATTCATCGGCTATCGCGCATGGCAGAAGAAATTTTGTATCCGGCGATGGAAGATTTTCGCGTCGATATTACGACAGGTAAAGGTGCGAGTGCCAAATCGCGCAGTATCCCCTTGCAACGGTTTACTTTAGTGGGGGCGACAACACGCGCTGGTTCGCTATCATCTCCATTACGCGATCGCTTCGGATTAGTGCAACGATTGCGGTTTTATCAACCCGACGAACTCAGTCAAATCGTTTTGCGCACCGCACAGCTACTGCAAACAGCAATTACCGAGGATGGGGCGCTAGAAATTGCCCGGCGATCGCGCGGAACCCCAAGAATTGCCAATCGCTTACTCAAACGCGTCCGCGACTACGCTGAAGTAAAATCTGCGGGGACAATCGACCAAAATGTTGCAGCCGAAGCTTTAACGTTATTTCAAGTCGATCCTTGCGGTCTCGATTGGACAGATCGCCAAATGCTTACCGTGATGATTGAACAGTTTAATGGAGGACCTGTAGGAATTGAAACAATGGCAGCAGCAACGGGAGAAGATACGCAAACAATTGAGGAAGTATATGAACCGTATTTGATGCAAATCGGTTATCTTCAGCGAACACCTCGCGGTCGAGTTGCTAGTCCAGCGGCTTATCAACACTTGGGTTTTAACCCACCCAACGAGCAGCTTTCTTTACTACCATAA
- a CDS encoding tetratricopeptide repeat protein translates to MIRLIVIFLILLFGVTEPVLAQSQPQITAEQFQQLDSLAQQALNATNSGDFATAETYWTQIIDLFPDNPAAWSNRGNARVSQNKLEEALADYNKAVELAPNAPDPYLNRGTAYEGLGRWELAIADYNRVLEIDPNDAMAYNNRGNAEAGLGQWDLAIADYRKSTEIAPNFAFARANYALALYQVGKKDEAIRNMRNIVRKYPSFADMRAALTAAYWEQGKQGEAESNWVSAVGLDRRYQDINWVANIRRWPPVMVAALEKFQKLKS, encoded by the coding sequence ATGATACGACTCATTGTAATCTTCTTAATACTTTTGTTTGGGGTAACTGAGCCAGTATTAGCGCAATCCCAACCACAAATTACAGCAGAACAATTTCAACAACTTGACAGCTTAGCCCAACAAGCTTTAAATGCTACGAATAGCGGAGATTTTGCCACTGCTGAAACTTACTGGACGCAAATTATTGACTTGTTTCCTGATAACCCTGCTGCTTGGAGTAATCGAGGAAACGCGAGAGTTAGTCAAAACAAGCTTGAAGAAGCGCTAGCCGACTACAATAAAGCCGTAGAATTAGCCCCAAATGCACCCGATCCTTACTTAAATCGCGGAACGGCGTATGAAGGCTTAGGACGATGGGAACTGGCGATCGCCGACTACAATCGCGTTCTCGAAATCGATCCAAATGATGCAATGGCGTACAACAATCGCGGTAATGCTGAAGCTGGGTTAGGACAATGGGATCTGGCGATCGCCGACTATCGTAAATCAACCGAAATCGCGCCTAATTTTGCCTTTGCTCGTGCCAATTATGCCTTAGCGTTGTATCAAGTTGGTAAAAAAGACGAAGCCATCCGTAATATGCGTAATATTGTCCGCAAATATCCTAGCTTTGCCGATATGCGTGCTGCCTTAACTGCGGCGTATTGGGAACAAGGTAAACAAGGCGAAGCCGAAAGTAATTGGGTATCAGCTGTAGGACTCGATCGACGCTATCAAGACATCAACTGGGTAGCAAATATACGTCGTTGGCCTCCCGTTATGGTAGCCGCATTAGAGAAGTTTCAAAAATTGAAATCGTAA